One window of Deltaproteobacteria bacterium genomic DNA carries:
- a CDS encoding CSLREA domain-containing protein: MSAWRLALLVAASLAVVPLSDAAVFAVTKTTDSADGQCDADCSLREAILAANQLQDTSNRIDLAPGTYRLSIPRDPERFGNGLGTGADGNLVVSRTLTIAGAGRDTTVIDARPAPEAASVDRVLAVAQSGHLTLGDVTITGGRAGEFAQGGGIVVLGGTLAIHDCRVSGNVALGGGGGIALGGASANPPAMATITRCEIAGNVAGSEALGAQGGGLLDIQATMTVVESTIRDNVALFSTGGGIMNIDNQSRPNPAAELTVERSTIVGNLAGDPAGLSIFEGVGGGIYNAGGLLRLTNSTVTGNEAVASFAEGLGQIAGTGRGGGVAHALLAGDDASDGTFIVASTIAYNTAPTGSQIYGEAQVNPAQLANTLIAGGAGASANCASPSGQVGIASVGGGNLSDDASPCGLGLPGDQSGVGDPGLADALADNGGPTETIALLEGSPAIGAGYVPSCPQRDQRGYTRRSPCDVGAFETVPEPGAAAASLAAVGTLELLRRRAGRAG, from the coding sequence ATGTCGGCCTGGCGCCTCGCGCTGTTGGTCGCGGCCTCACTCGCCGTCGTGCCGCTGAGCGACGCAGCGGTGTTCGCCGTCACCAAGACGACCGACTCGGCCGACGGCCAGTGCGACGCGGACTGCTCGCTGCGCGAGGCGATCCTGGCGGCCAACCAGCTACAGGACACGAGCAACCGCATCGACCTCGCGCCCGGCACCTACCGGCTGTCGATCCCGCGCGACCCGGAGCGCTTCGGCAACGGGCTCGGAACGGGCGCCGACGGCAACCTGGTCGTGTCGCGGACGCTCACGATTGCCGGCGCCGGCCGCGACACCACGGTCATCGACGCGCGCCCCGCGCCGGAGGCCGCCAGCGTCGACCGCGTGCTCGCCGTCGCCCAAAGCGGCCATCTGACCCTCGGCGATGTCACGATCACGGGCGGCCGGGCCGGCGAGTTCGCACAGGGCGGCGGCATCGTGGTGCTCGGCGGCACGCTCGCGATCCATGACTGTCGGGTGAGCGGCAACGTCGCGCTCGGAGGGGGGGGTGGCATCGCGCTCGGCGGCGCCAGCGCCAACCCGCCGGCGATGGCGACGATCACGCGCTGCGAGATCGCCGGGAACGTCGCCGGCTCCGAGGCGCTGGGCGCCCAGGGCGGCGGGCTCCTCGACATCCAGGCCACGATGACGGTCGTCGAGTCCACGATCCGCGACAACGTCGCGCTCTTCTCGACCGGCGGCGGCATCATGAACATCGACAACCAGAGCCGCCCGAACCCGGCGGCCGAGCTCACGGTGGAGCGCTCGACGATCGTCGGGAACCTGGCGGGGGATCCGGCGGGCCTCTCGATTTTCGAAGGCGTGGGCGGAGGGATCTACAACGCCGGCGGACTGCTTCGCCTCACGAACTCGACGGTCACCGGAAACGAGGCCGTGGCCTCCTTTGCAGAGGGGCTGGGCCAGATCGCCGGCACCGGCCGCGGCGGCGGCGTCGCGCACGCGCTGCTGGCCGGCGACGACGCGAGCGACGGCACCTTTATCGTCGCCTCGACGATCGCCTACAACACGGCGCCGACCGGGTCGCAGATCTACGGTGAGGCGCAGGTGAATCCCGCGCAGCTCGCGAACACGCTGATCGCGGGCGGGGCCGGCGCGTCGGCGAACTGCGCGAGCCCGTCCGGCCAGGTCGGGATTGCCAGCGTGGGCGGCGGCAACCTCAGTGACGACGCGAGCCCCTGCGGCCTCGGCCTGCCGGGCGACCAGTCGGGCGTCGGCGACCCCGGGCTCGCCGACGCGCTCGCCGACAACGGCGGTCCCACCGAGACGATCGCCCTGCTCGAGGGAAGCCCGGCGATCGGCGCTGGCTACGTCCCGTCCTGCCCGCAGCGCGACCAGCGCGGCTACACGCGCCGCTCGCCCTGCGACGTCGGCGCCTTCGAGACCGTGCCCGAGCCGGGCGCCGCGGCGGCATCGCTTGCCGCCGTGGGCACGCTCGAGCTGCTGCGCCGCCGCGCGGGTCGCGCCGGCTGA
- a CDS encoding peroxiredoxin, with protein sequence MTLVGKPTPDWTATAYLKGQEKQVSSKDYKGKWHVLYWYPLDFTFICPTEIKGFQSLLEDFSDDKIAVIGVSTDSFFSHKAWFADRKIFPQEITHPVIADTNHAVSKAFGVLKDDQGIAYRATVIVDDKGIVRSVVVNDLSAGRSPAEALRTVQALQSGGLCGADWKKGDSFAA encoded by the coding sequence ATGACCCTGGTCGGCAAGCCCACGCCCGATTGGACCGCCACCGCCTACCTGAAGGGCCAGGAGAAGCAGGTCTCGAGCAAGGACTACAAGGGCAAGTGGCACGTCCTCTACTGGTACCCGCTCGACTTCACCTTCATCTGCCCCACCGAGATCAAGGGCTTCCAGTCCCTGCTCGAGGACTTCTCCGACGACAAGATCGCGGTGATCGGCGTCTCCACCGATTCGTTCTTCAGTCACAAGGCCTGGTTCGCCGACCGCAAGATCTTCCCGCAGGAGATCACGCACCCGGTGATCGCCGACACCAACCACGCGGTGTCGAAGGCGTTCGGCGTCCTCAAGGACGACCAGGGCATCGCCTATCGCGCGACGGTGATCGTCGACGACAAGGGCATCGTGCGCTCGGTCGTCGTGAACGACCTCTCCGCCGGCCGCAGCCCCGCCGAGGCGCTGCGCACGGTGCAGGCCCTCCAGAGCGGCGGGCTGTGCGGCGCCGACTGGAAGAAGGGCGACAGCTTCGCGGCATGA
- a CDS encoding acyl-CoA dehydrogenase family protein produces MRREVFSEEHELFREQFRRFAQKEIEPKIAGWNAAGMPDRETWRRMGAEGFLGCNQPEAYGGAGGDFLYDAIIMEELAWLRAHALMFSLHADICVPYLRDFGSAEQKRRWLPGCITGEVLMAVAMTEPGTGSDLANVQTRAIRDGDAYVLDGSKTFISHGQIGDLFVVVAKTDPDAQPARRGISLLLVEAGTPGFTKGRKLDKLGLPGQDTSELFFERCRVPASNLLGEEGQGFRMLMQALQQERLSIAVSSMASCRRALADTLDYVKQRQAFGQPLAAFQNTQFKLAELATETEIGTAFVDRLLAAHVRGDDVVTEVSMAKWWTTDLQKRLAAECLQLHGGYGFMREVPISQDYADAAVQSIYAGTNEIMKRIIAGRLGLG; encoded by the coding sequence ATGCGGCGCGAAGTCTTCAGCGAGGAGCACGAGCTCTTCCGCGAGCAGTTCCGGCGCTTCGCCCAGAAGGAGATCGAGCCGAAGATCGCGGGCTGGAACGCGGCCGGCATGCCCGATCGCGAGACCTGGCGGCGGATGGGCGCCGAGGGCTTCCTCGGCTGCAACCAGCCCGAGGCCTACGGCGGAGCGGGCGGGGACTTCCTCTACGACGCGATCATCATGGAGGAGCTCGCGTGGCTGCGCGCCCACGCGCTGATGTTCTCGCTCCATGCCGACATCTGCGTGCCCTACCTGCGCGACTTCGGGAGCGCCGAGCAGAAGCGGCGCTGGCTGCCGGGCTGCATCACGGGCGAGGTGCTGATGGCGGTGGCGATGACCGAGCCCGGCACCGGCTCGGACCTCGCGAACGTCCAGACCCGCGCGATTCGCGACGGCGACGCCTACGTGCTCGACGGCTCGAAGACCTTCATCTCGCACGGGCAGATCGGCGACCTCTTCGTGGTGGTGGCGAAGACCGACCCCGACGCCCAACCGGCGCGCCGCGGGATCTCGCTGCTGCTCGTCGAGGCCGGCACGCCCGGCTTCACGAAGGGCCGCAAGCTCGACAAGCTGGGCCTCCCGGGCCAGGACACGAGCGAGCTGTTCTTCGAGCGCTGCCGCGTCCCGGCCTCGAACCTGCTCGGGGAGGAAGGGCAGGGCTTCCGGATGCTGATGCAGGCGCTCCAGCAGGAGCGGCTCAGCATCGCGGTCTCTTCGATGGCCTCGTGCCGGCGCGCGCTCGCCGACACCCTCGACTACGTGAAGCAGCGCCAGGCCTTCGGCCAGCCGCTGGCCGCATTCCAGAACACCCAGTTCAAGCTGGCGGAGCTCGCGACGGAGACGGAGATCGGCACCGCCTTCGTCGACCGCCTGCTGGCCGCGCACGTGCGTGGTGACGACGTCGTCACCGAGGTCAGCATGGCCAAGTGGTGGACCACCGACCTCCAGAAGCGGCTCGCCGCCGAGTGCCTCCAGCTCCACGGCGGCTACGGCTTCATGCGCGAGGTCCCGATCTCGCAGGACTACGCCGACGCCGCCGTGCAGTCGATCTACGCCGGCACCAACGAGATCATGAAGCGCATCATCGCGGGGCGGCTGGGGCTCGGCTGA
- a CDS encoding GFA family protein, with the protein MAFEGGCYCKALRFEAGGAPLFKGQCHCRECQYFSGGHPNAVIGLPAATFRYTKGVPKAFTRKDLPNPVTREFCGECGTQILGRAPSVPGAVLLKVGTLDDPGVYGAPQMVIYTIDKQSFHHVPEGVATFERAPG; encoded by the coding sequence ATGGCCTTCGAGGGTGGCTGCTACTGCAAGGCACTGCGCTTCGAGGCTGGCGGCGCACCGCTCTTCAAGGGCCAGTGCCACTGCCGGGAGTGCCAGTACTTCTCGGGCGGACACCCGAACGCGGTGATCGGCCTGCCCGCAGCGACCTTCCGGTACACGAAGGGGGTGCCCAAGGCCTTCACCCGCAAGGACCTCCCGAATCCCGTCACGCGCGAGTTCTGCGGCGAGTGCGGCACCCAGATCCTGGGACGGGCGCCGAGCGTGCCCGGCGCCGTGCTGCTGAAGGTCGGCACGCTCGACGACCCGGGCGTCTACGGCGCGCCCCAGATGGTCATCTACACGATCGACAAGCAGAGCTTCCACCACGTGCCCGAGGGCGTCGCGACCTTCGAGCGCGCCCCGGGCTGA
- a CDS encoding alpha/beta hydrolase: protein MAAREARHEQENASPAEAAAGRTVRAIDRERPFWRQEAWVLVAAGLLWLAWGAGAGTLPLLCSAPAGLLLTASGVSNLLWPGDPRERHFGALGALAGLVTTPLAILWLGLGGAAVLGALSFASAWAVGHLGLRLLEPWEDVPQPPHTLRTSLEVAVDSAVLSQMTLTAPARALRGSSERVAAEVRAALALFAERGWVADPASYHREPPALEKPALERSRARGVAFEHLSFDSGYEPHPDEPGRERWLSYAPCRTAHAWVLRHGGDGGGRPWLVCIHGYQMGTPLVDFGAFRPAWLHDRLGLNLVMPVLPVHGPRRIRRMSGDGFLSGELLDTVHALAQTAWDVRRIVSWVRAQGAAAVGVYGLSLGGYSTALVSSLEPGFACGIAGIPATDFARLSWKHGPADSLRRAEEAGIGLGETTDLKKVVSPLVLQPKLARERRFVFGGSADQLVPPDHVRDLWRHWERPAIHWYPGAHCTFGLHAPVRRFVEDALRESGLVAAAR from the coding sequence ATGGCCGCCCGCGAAGCGCGACACGAGCAGGAGAACGCCAGCCCCGCGGAGGCGGCCGCCGGCCGCACGGTGCGCGCGATCGACCGCGAGCGTCCGTTCTGGCGCCAGGAGGCCTGGGTCCTCGTCGCCGCGGGCCTGCTCTGGCTCGCCTGGGGCGCCGGCGCAGGCACGCTTCCCCTCCTGTGCTCGGCGCCGGCGGGCCTGCTGCTCACGGCGTCGGGCGTCTCGAACCTGCTCTGGCCGGGCGACCCGCGCGAGCGTCACTTCGGTGCGCTCGGCGCCCTGGCAGGCCTCGTCACGACCCCGCTCGCGATCCTGTGGCTCGGGCTCGGCGGCGCCGCCGTGCTGGGCGCGCTCTCCTTCGCCTCGGCCTGGGCGGTGGGCCACCTCGGCCTGCGGCTCCTCGAGCCCTGGGAGGACGTCCCGCAGCCTCCGCACACCCTGCGCACGTCGCTCGAGGTGGCGGTGGACTCCGCCGTGCTGAGCCAGATGACGCTGACCGCGCCCGCACGCGCGCTGCGCGGCAGCAGCGAGCGGGTGGCCGCCGAGGTGCGCGCGGCGCTCGCCCTCTTCGCGGAGCGCGGCTGGGTGGCCGACCCCGCCTCGTATCACCGCGAGCCTCCGGCGCTCGAGAAGCCCGCGCTCGAGCGCAGCCGGGCGCGCGGCGTCGCCTTCGAGCACCTCTCGTTCGACAGCGGCTACGAGCCGCACCCGGACGAGCCCGGCCGCGAGCGCTGGCTCTCCTACGCGCCCTGCCGGACGGCGCACGCCTGGGTGCTGCGCCACGGCGGCGACGGCGGCGGCCGGCCCTGGCTCGTCTGCATCCACGGCTACCAGATGGGCACGCCGCTGGTCGACTTCGGTGCCTTCCGCCCGGCCTGGCTGCACGATCGGCTGGGCCTGAACCTGGTGATGCCGGTGCTCCCGGTCCACGGGCCACGTCGGATCCGGCGCATGTCGGGCGACGGCTTCCTCTCGGGGGAACTCCTCGACACCGTGCACGCGCTCGCGCAGACCGCCTGGGACGTCCGCCGGATCGTGTCGTGGGTGCGCGCGCAGGGTGCGGCGGCGGTCGGCGTCTACGGCCTCTCGCTCGGCGGCTACAGCACGGCGCTCGTCAGCTCGCTCGAGCCTGGCTTCGCGTGCGGGATCGCCGGCATCCCGGCCACCGACTTCGCCCGGCTCTCGTGGAAGCACGGTCCCGCCGACTCGCTGCGCCGGGCCGAGGAGGCCGGCATCGGGCTCGGCGAGACCACCGACCTCAAGAAGGTCGTCTCGCCGCTCGTGCTGCAGCCGAAGCTCGCGCGCGAGCGGCGCTTCGTCTTCGGCGGCAGCGCCGACCAGCTCGTGCCGCCCGACCACGTGCGCGACCTCTGGCGCCACTGGGAGCGCCCGGCCATCCACTGGTACCCGGGCGCCCACTGCACCTTCGGCCTGCACGCCCCCGTGCGCCGCTTCGTCGAGGACGCGCTGCGGGAGAGCGGGCTCGTCGCGGCGGCCCGCTAG
- a CDS encoding AMP-binding protein — protein MASQEELHARSLADPDGFWAEAAAAIEWFHPFERVRDDARAPFVRWFPGGVTSTCHNALDRHVAAGRGAQPALVWDSAMTGAVRVLSYAELLDETARLAGALAGLGVHRGDRVLVYMPMVPEAVVAMLACARLGAVHSVVFGGFAARELAARIDDARPKLLLTASCGLEPSRTLAYAPLVEGALERAASPPARVVVLQRPELRWPLRPGRDLDWRELVAGATPAGCVPVAATDPLYVLYTSGTTGKPKGVVRDHGGHAVALAWSLRHVYGMRPGETFWAASDVGWVVGHSYIVYAPLLLGCTTILFEGKPVGTPDAGAFWRVAAQHGVDTLFAAPTAIRAIKREDPEGARVDRVALPRLRALFLAGERADPDTVEWAGRILGVPVIDHWWQTETGWPVAANCLGLAPLPVKPGSPTKPVPGFDVRVLDDAGAELPPGAAGHIALRLPLPPGCLPTLWNDDDGFVRSYLERFPGHYATGDGGYFDADGYLWVMGRTDDVINVAGHRLSTGAMEEVLARHPDVAECAVIGVADALKGQLPLGLAVLKATALGRPPADVERELVEAVRREIGPVASLRQVLVVPRLPKTRSGKVLRGTMRRIADAGPWSAPATIDDPAVLDEIRAALHGAGYARDDGPHADAGGPAGDATRS, from the coding sequence ATGGCAAGCCAGGAAGAGCTGCACGCCCGTTCGCTCGCGGATCCGGACGGCTTCTGGGCCGAGGCGGCGGCGGCGATCGAGTGGTTCCACCCCTTCGAACGGGTGCGCGACGACGCGCGCGCGCCCTTCGTGCGCTGGTTCCCGGGCGGCGTCACCAGCACGTGCCACAACGCCCTCGACCGCCACGTGGCGGCCGGCCGTGGCGCGCAGCCCGCTCTGGTCTGGGACAGCGCGATGACCGGCGCCGTGCGGGTGCTCTCGTACGCGGAGCTGCTCGACGAGACCGCGCGCCTGGCGGGCGCGCTGGCCGGCCTCGGCGTGCACCGCGGCGACCGCGTGCTCGTCTACATGCCGATGGTGCCCGAGGCGGTGGTGGCGATGCTCGCCTGTGCCCGCCTCGGCGCGGTCCACTCGGTGGTGTTCGGCGGCTTCGCCGCGCGCGAGCTCGCCGCCCGCATCGACGACGCGCGCCCGAAGCTCCTGCTGACGGCCTCGTGCGGGCTCGAGCCCTCGCGCACGCTCGCCTACGCGCCGCTCGTCGAGGGCGCGCTCGAGCGCGCCGCGTCTCCGCCCGCGCGCGTGGTGGTGCTGCAGCGCCCGGAGCTCCGCTGGCCGCTGCGCCCGGGCCGCGACCTCGACTGGCGCGAGCTCGTCGCCGGCGCGACACCGGCCGGCTGCGTCCCGGTCGCCGCCACCGACCCGCTCTACGTGCTCTACACGAGCGGCACCACGGGCAAGCCGAAGGGCGTCGTGCGCGACCACGGGGGCCACGCCGTCGCGCTCGCCTGGAGCCTCCGCCACGTCTACGGCATGCGCCCGGGCGAGACCTTCTGGGCGGCGAGCGACGTCGGCTGGGTGGTCGGGCACTCCTACATCGTCTACGCGCCGCTCCTGCTCGGCTGCACCACGATCCTCTTCGAAGGCAAGCCCGTGGGCACCCCCGACGCCGGCGCCTTCTGGCGCGTCGCGGCCCAGCACGGCGTCGACACGCTCTTCGCCGCGCCGACGGCGATCCGCGCGATCAAGCGCGAGGACCCCGAGGGCGCCCGCGTCGACCGCGTGGCGCTGCCTCGGCTGCGGGCGCTCTTCCTCGCGGGCGAGCGCGCGGACCCCGACACGGTCGAGTGGGCGGGCCGGATCCTCGGCGTGCCGGTGATCGACCACTGGTGGCAGACCGAGACGGGCTGGCCGGTCGCCGCGAACTGTCTCGGGCTCGCGCCGCTGCCCGTGAAGCCGGGCTCGCCGACCAAGCCCGTGCCCGGCTTCGACGTGCGCGTCCTCGACGACGCCGGCGCCGAGCTGCCGCCCGGCGCGGCCGGGCACATCGCGCTGCGCCTCCCGCTCCCGCCCGGATGCCTCCCGACGCTCTGGAACGACGACGACGGCTTCGTGCGCTCCTACCTCGAGCGCTTCCCGGGCCACTACGCCACCGGCGACGGCGGCTACTTCGACGCCGACGGCTACCTGTGGGTGATGGGCCGCACCGACGACGTGATCAACGTCGCCGGCCACCGGCTCTCGACCGGCGCGATGGAGGAGGTGCTGGCGCGCCATCCCGACGTCGCGGAGTGCGCAGTGATCGGCGTCGCCGACGCGCTGAAGGGCCAGCTTCCGCTCGGGCTCGCGGTCCTGAAGGCGACGGCGCTCGGGCGTCCGCCGGCCGACGTCGAGCGCGAGCTCGTCGAGGCCGTGCGCCGGGAGATCGGGCCGGTGGCGTCGCTGCGCCAGGTGCTCGTGGTGCCGCGCCTGCCGAAGACGCGCTCCGGCAAGGTGCTGCGCGGCACCATGCGGCGGATCGCCGACGCCGGGCCCTGGAGCGCGCCCGCGACGATCGACGACCCGGCGGTGCTCGACGAGATCCGCGCCGCGCTGCACGGCGCCGGCTACGCTCGGGACGACGGCCCGCACGCGGACGCCGGCGGCCCTGCGGGTGATGCAACGCGTTCGTAA
- a CDS encoding alpha/beta hydrolase codes for MTSPIELRHAKVTLALHPLREPRAAGARPLLLLHGRGERTLARHAGAAEAWPGAILGLDFTGHGASTLPRGGGYTAEILMADADAALAHLGPATLLGRGLGAYVALLLAGARPERVRGAILCDGPGLAGGGPRPTTPSIPWPAERLDGGAPDPFALVDLARDVRPPDYATSFARQASQLSGLERPLSVCSLERPDWLRAVLDEPGVADTTLAEALAHYGNGLR; via the coding sequence GTGACGTCGCCGATCGAGCTTCGACACGCCAAGGTGACGCTCGCGCTGCACCCGTTGCGCGAGCCGCGCGCGGCGGGCGCACGCCCGCTCCTGCTCCTGCACGGCCGCGGCGAGCGCACCCTCGCGCGCCACGCCGGAGCCGCCGAAGCCTGGCCCGGCGCGATCCTCGGCCTCGACTTCACCGGCCACGGCGCCTCGACGCTCCCGCGCGGCGGCGGCTACACCGCCGAGATCCTGATGGCCGACGCCGACGCCGCGCTCGCCCACCTGGGGCCCGCGACGTTGCTCGGCCGCGGCCTCGGCGCCTACGTGGCGCTGCTGCTCGCGGGCGCACGTCCCGAGCGGGTGCGCGGCGCGATCCTGTGTGACGGCCCGGGCCTGGCCGGCGGCGGCCCGCGCCCCACCACGCCGAGCATCCCCTGGCCCGCCGAGCGCCTCGACGGCGGCGCACCCGACCCCTTCGCGCTGGTCGACCTGGCCCGCGACGTGCGGCCGCCCGACTACGCGACCAGCTTCGCGCGCCAGGCGAGCCAGCTCTCCGGCCTCGAGCGCCCGCTCTCGGTCTGCTCGCTCGAGCGCCCGGACTGGCTGCGCGCGGTCCTCGACGAGCCGGGCGTCGCCGACACCACGCTCGCCGAGGCGCTGGCACACTACGGGAACGGACTCCGCTAG
- a CDS encoding isoprenylcysteine carboxylmethyltransferase family protein, translated as MRERRDAAAVRIFPPAVPLLAILLGVALDRLWPLDLGSVLPAPACYWIGGGIVVGAVAGLGAWSVSLFRRGGQSENPWRPTTEIVERGPFRLTRNPMYLQMVLVCAGFAILLANGWILLLVPLVAWLLQRLAILPEEAYLEAKFGEAYLGYKRRVRRWL; from the coding sequence ATGAGGGAACGACGAGATGCCGCCGCGGTCCGGATCTTCCCCCCCGCGGTGCCCTTGCTCGCGATCCTCCTAGGCGTCGCCTTGGACCGGCTCTGGCCCCTCGACCTCGGCTCCGTGCTGCCGGCGCCTGCGTGCTACTGGATCGGCGGTGGGATCGTGGTGGGGGCGGTCGCCGGCCTGGGCGCCTGGTCGGTGTCGCTCTTCCGCCGCGGCGGACAGAGCGAGAACCCGTGGAGGCCCACGACCGAGATCGTCGAGCGGGGCCCCTTCCGCCTCACCCGGAACCCCATGTACCTGCAGATGGTCCTGGTCTGCGCCGGCTTCGCGATCCTGCTCGCGAACGGGTGGATCCTGCTGCTCGTTCCGCTTGTCGCCTGGCTGCTCCAGCGCCTCGCGATCCTCCCGGAGGAGGCCTACCTCGAAGCCAAGTTCGGCGAGGCCTACCTTGGCTACAAGCGTCGCGTCCGGCGCTGGCTGTGA
- a CDS encoding ATP-binding protein, with protein sequence MPSDANPSAPHAPWIADRLDVRVAQGRVESAQLAGLVEALAALHAAAGCTPVPASSLAERGALARASVAELAPSLGAAAGACERALEAAVEASGAALAARRDAPRRLHGRLACEEIHVDPAGRAELGAPARSAAGDPCEDVATLALELAARGRADLALRLVGGYAGRTGDFSLYRVLDAYLALAGLLASQRVLAAAAAGADPARAAAARLLAAPAELAAPAREPFVVAVAGGIASGKSTLAARISASCGAPVASADAARAGGLAGLEPEAQQAAYAEMRQRAAEVLASGRPVVVDACFARRVQRDALRSLAGERGAKFLFVECRADAALTRRRLEERARGQGRPARDWLALRERLLASWEPLRELPREQHLVVDTSRDPSLCLPRIERALGRGAPGPHRVRHDFPKRAILHA encoded by the coding sequence ATGCCTTCCGACGCGAACCCCTCCGCGCCGCACGCCCCCTGGATCGCAGACCGGCTCGACGTGCGGGTCGCCCAGGGGCGCGTCGAGTCCGCCCAGCTCGCGGGGCTCGTCGAGGCGCTGGCGGCGCTCCACGCGGCTGCGGGCTGCACGCCCGTTCCCGCGTCCTCGCTCGCCGAGCGGGGCGCGCTCGCGCGCGCGAGCGTGGCGGAGCTGGCACCCTCGCTCGGCGCCGCGGCCGGGGCGTGCGAGCGGGCGCTGGAGGCCGCGGTCGAGGCCTCGGGCGCCGCGCTCGCCGCGCGCCGGGACGCCCCCCGCCGGCTCCACGGGCGGCTCGCCTGCGAGGAGATCCACGTCGATCCCGCCGGCCGCGCCGAGCTCGGAGCGCCCGCGAGGAGCGCGGCCGGCGATCCCTGCGAGGACGTGGCGACCCTCGCCCTCGAGCTCGCCGCGCGCGGCCGCGCCGATCTCGCTCTCCGGCTCGTCGGCGGCTACGCCGGACGGACCGGCGACTTCTCGCTCTACCGCGTGCTCGACGCGTACCTCGCCCTCGCCGGGCTCCTGGCGAGCCAGCGCGTCCTCGCTGCCGCCGCCGCGGGCGCTGATCCCGCGCGTGCCGCGGCAGCGCGCCTGCTCGCGGCGCCGGCCGAGCTCGCAGCCCCGGCGCGGGAGCCCTTCGTGGTCGCGGTCGCGGGCGGGATCGCGAGCGGGAAGAGCACGCTCGCCGCGCGCATCTCGGCCTCGTGCGGAGCCCCGGTCGCCTCCGCGGACGCCGCGCGCGCCGGGGGCCTCGCGGGCCTCGAGCCGGAGGCGCAGCAGGCGGCGTACGCCGAGATGCGACAGCGTGCCGCCGAGGTCCTGGCGTCGGGGCGCCCCGTCGTCGTCGACGCCTGCTTCGCGCGCCGCGTGCAGCGCGACGCGCTGCGCTCGCTGGCCGGCGAGCGCGGTGCCAAGTTCCTCTTCGTGGAGTGCCGTGCCGACGCCGCGCTCACGCGCCGGCGTCTCGAGGAGCGCGCGCGCGGGCAGGGTCGCCCGGCGAGGGACTGGCTGGCGCTGCGCGAACGGCTGCTTGCGAGCTGGGAGCCGCTCCGGGAGCTGCCGCGCGAGCAGCATCTCGTCGTGGACACCTCGCGCGATCCGTCGCTCTGCCTGCCGCGGATCGAGCGCGCCCTCGGCCGCGGCGCGCCGGGGCCGCATCGGGTGCGCCATGATTTCCCCAAAAGGGCGATCCTTCACGCCTAG
- a CDS encoding DUF1043 family protein, which translates to MEAPLFSDPIALGIAAIVLIGAFLVGLAIGRRRSRDAVERAREMEDRLQLAEDEMNRYRNEVSDHFGQTSKLLRDLTLQYRSVYEHLAEGARTLCPEAGTLLPGSLAEAALPAEASEPPRTNGAAAPAADDAQLDLLEHTDTWHEEAGAGREALEPLLDEELEAAEQRPA; encoded by the coding sequence TTGGAAGCCCCCCTCTTCTCGGATCCGATCGCCCTCGGGATCGCCGCGATCGTCCTGATCGGCGCGTTCCTGGTCGGCCTCGCGATCGGCCGCCGCCGCTCGCGCGACGCCGTCGAGCGCGCCCGCGAGATGGAGGACCGCCTCCAGCTCGCCGAGGACGAGATGAACCGCTACCGGAACGAGGTCTCCGACCACTTCGGGCAGACCTCGAAGCTCCTGCGCGACCTGACGCTCCAGTACCGGAGCGTCTACGAGCACCTGGCCGAGGGCGCCCGCACGCTCTGCCCCGAGGCCGGCACGCTGCTGCCCGGCAGCCTCGCCGAGGCGGCGCTCCCCGCCGAGGCCTCCGAGCCTCCGCGTACGAACGGCGCCGCCGCGCCGGCCGCCGACGACGCGCAGCTCGACCTGCTCGAGCACACCGACACCTGGCACGAGGAGGCCGGCGCCGGGCGCGAAGCGCTCGAGCCGCTCCTCGACGAAGAGCTCGAGGCGGCGGAGCAGCGGCCGGCCTAG
- a CDS encoding haloacid dehalogenase-like hydrolase, which yields MEDSAGGIAVSAPAPVALFDFDHTLIRHDSFAAFARRLLQRDWWRIAAALGLSPVLAPLVPLRRTRGIPALTLVWLATLGLDGERLTRKLRQHVTHLARDPGALAHREGLARLREHQRAGHRVVIATGALEELARAICEALGLEDLAIVGSSWRPWGGGMTAREHCFGERKVTMLRARGFPPPWRWVYTDSAADLPLLRHAGEGFLVKPTRWTLAQAARELEHPPGVLRWR from the coding sequence ATGGAGGACTCCGCGGGAGGGATCGCGGTCTCAGCGCCCGCGCCGGTCGCGCTCTTCGACTTCGATCACACGCTGATCCGGCACGACTCGTTCGCGGCGTTCGCGCGGCGGCTCCTGCAGCGCGACTGGTGGCGGATCGCCGCTGCGCTCGGGCTCTCGCCGGTGCTCGCGCCGCTCGTGCCGCTGCGCCGCACGCGCGGCATCCCCGCCCTGACCCTGGTCTGGCTCGCGACGCTCGGTCTCGACGGCGAGCGCCTCACCCGCAAGCTGCGCCAGCACGTGACGCACCTCGCACGCGACCCCGGGGCGCTCGCGCACCGCGAGGGCCTCGCGCGGCTGCGCGAGCACCAGCGCGCCGGGCACCGCGTCGTGATCGCGACCGGCGCCCTGGAGGAGCTGGCGCGCGCGATCTGCGAAGCGCTCGGTCTCGAGGACCTCGCGATCGTCGGCTCGAGCTGGCGTCCCTGGGGCGGCGGCATGACCGCCCGCGAGCACTGCTTCGGCGAGCGCAAGGTGACGATGCTGCGCGCCCGCGGCTTCCCGCCGCCCTGGCGCTGGGTCTACACCGACAGCGCGGCGGACCTCCCGCTGCTGCGGCACGCCGGCGAGGGCTTCCTCGTGAAACCCACCCGCTGGACCCTGGCGCAGGCGGCCCGCGAGCTGGAGCACCCGCCGGGCGTGCTGCGCTGGCGGTGA